In Drosophila innubila isolate TH190305 chromosome 2R unlocalized genomic scaffold, UK_Dinn_1.0 1_C_2R, whole genome shotgun sequence, the following are encoded in one genomic region:
- the LOC117783847 gene encoding antigen 5 like allergen Cul n 1-like has protein sequence MTCRDHCLLYALIVVIGLVRIYALPDFCTIKTEYDDAAPDYCEEREQPHLGCNNKNKFAAACGEHAEIFPMTDNVKRLIVRQHNVYRNIVAQRSLHLLPTASRMLKVKWDTNLAQLAEYAVKKCSIKRPTSSFSTTMASKPGFNAIYNKYPKQQEQDEIKILGSQLKAWYDEYRRTTTESLLSGRSPDGRDVSHFIQLITGLNDRVGCAIVKYEQDKWKIQLMICLYGCYKQNNQVTYAIGYLPGDKCKCGSDRQFKNLCSNEETVGDCAMIKNHNLVNEEFEPTTTTTATRPKIRKTRKRSPIERLIDWIARQKISN, from the exons ATGACTTGTCGTGATCATTGCCTGCTTTATGCTCTGATTGTTGTCATAGGGTTGGTAAGAATATATGCCTTGCCCGACTTTTGCACGATAAAGACAGAATATGATGATGCCGCTCCCGACTACTGTGAAGAAAGAGAACAGCCACACTTGGgctgcaataataaaaat AAATTCGCCGCTGCTTGTGGTGAGCATGCGGAAATCTTTCCAATGACGGATAATGTCAAAAGGCTTATAGTAAGACAACATAATGTCTATCGCAATATTGTGGCTCAGAGATCTCTCCATCTGCTGCCAACAGCGTCACGAATGCTCAAAGTGAAATGGGATACGAATCTGGCTCAATTGGCAGAATACGCCGTAAAGAAATGCAGCATTAAACGTCCGACGAGTTCAttttcaacaacaatggcTTCGAAGCCTGGTTTCAATGCGATCTACAATAAATATCCCaagcaacaggagcaggatGAAATAAAGATACTTGGCTCCCAATTAAAGGCCTGGTATGATGAATACAGACGTACGACCACCGAAAGCCTCTTGTCGGGTCGTTCCCCAGATGG TCGTGATGTTTCACATTTTATCCAACTTATTACGGGACTCAATGATCGTGTGGGCTGTGCAATTGTCAAATATGAGCAGGATAagtggaaaattcaattaatgaTATGTCTCTATGGATGCTATAAGCAAAATAATCAGGTCACTTATGCAATTGGATATTTGCCTGGCGATAAATGCAAATGCGGTTCAGATCGACAGTTTAAAAACCTATGCAGCAATGAGGAAACTGTCGGGGATTGTGCTATGATAAAAAATCACAATCTTGTGAATGAAGAATTCGAAccgacaactacaactacgGCAACCAGAccaaaaattcgaaaaaccCGCAAACGATCTCCGATTGAAAGGCTCATAGATTGGATAGCAagacaaaaaataagtaaCTAA
- the LOC117783846 gene encoding cytochrome P450 9c1, giving the protein MALIEVFFLLTIIGALLYKWTVSGFDYFSKRGVAHLPPKPLVGNVPLSVLMGSGSYLRHSIELHQQLKQHKIYGVYNLSEPLYYLADAELIRQVGIKHFDNFTNHRQGITDDSATGNRSVMSKSLLSLRDQRWKQMRHTLTPTFTGAKIRLMFELIHACNVEAVQYVERQLQEKNRVGVELELKEFFKRYTNDVIATAAFGIQVNSFVDQQNEFFTLGQRVSQFSFWGGLKILLFILLPRLMKALRVPPMDMDNVAYFKRLVFGAMQERREQKIVRPDMIQQLMEAQRQFKEQQEKQKEGEGDGEEQPTNGAEFNDEDLLAQCLLFFSAGFETVSTCLSFTTHELLMNPRVQQTLYEEILEVEQRLGGKPLDYDSLMGMKYLDCVISESLRKWPPAIVIDRLCSNDFELRDEAGELLLKLRKDELVHIPIVALHYDPDNFEEPEEFRPERFDDEHKHELRPFTYLPFGIGQRSCIGNRLALMEVKSLIYQLVLRFHLLPAERTTQDMMGSITGFRMEPREMFWCRFEPRPIAD; this is encoded by the exons ATGGCGCTCattgaagtattttttttgctcacgATTATTGGTGCGTTGCTGTACAAATGGACGGTCTCGGGTTTTGATTACTTTTCAAAGCGGGGCGTGGCACATTTGCCGCCCAAGCCGCTGGTGGGGAATGTGCCGCTATCGGTGCTAATGGGAAGTGGTTCCTACTTGCGTCACAGCATTGAACTTCATCAGCAGCTGAAGCAGCACAAAATCTATGGGGTATACAATCTGAGCGAGCCTCTCTATTACCTGGCAGATGCGGAACTTATACGCCAGGTGGGCATTAAGCATTTCGACAACTTCACCAATCATCGCCAGGGAATCACCGATGACAGCGCCACTGGGAACCGTTCGGTCATGTCGAAATCTCTGCTCTCACTGAGAGATCAACGCTGGAAGCAGATGCGTCACACATTGACACCCACATTTACAGGTGCCAAAATACGCCTCATGTTCGAGCTGATCCATGCGTGCAACGTGGAGGCGGTACAATATGTGGAGCGACAACTGCAGGAGAAGAATCGCGTGGGAGTCGAGTTGGAGCTGAAGGAATTCTTCAAGCGCTATACCAACGATGTGATTGCCACCGCCGCCTTTGGCATTCAGGTGAACAGTTTTGTGGATCAACAGAATGAATTCTTCACCCTTGGTCAAAGGGTCTCACAGTTCAGTTTTTGGGGTGGACTCAAGATTCTGCTCTTTATTCTCCTGCCGCGACTAATGAAG GCGCTCCGAGTGCCTCCCATGGACATGGACAACGTGGCCTATTTCAAGCGTTTGGTCTTTGGCGCCATGCAAGAACGAAGGGAGCAGAAGATTGTGCGTCCGGACATGATTCAGCAGCTGATGGAGGCACAGCGTCAGTTTAAGGAGCAACAGGAGAAAcagaaagagggagagggagatggAGAGGAGCAGCCAACGAATGGAGCTGAATTCAATGATGAGGATTTGCTGGCACAGTGCCTGCTATTCTTTTCGGCTGGCTTCGAGACAGTCTCCACCTGCCTGAGCTTCACCACCCACGAGTTGTTAATGAATCCACGAGTGCAACAGACGCTTTACGAGGAGATCTTGGAGGTGGAGCAGCGACTCGGGGGCAAGCCCCTTGACTATGACAGTTTAATGGGCATGAAGTATCTGGATTGTGTCATCTCGGAGTCACTGCGCAAGTGGCCACCAGCGATTGTCATCGATCGCCTGTGTTCCAATGACTTTGAGCTGCGGGACGAGGCGGGAGAATTGTTGTTAAAGTTACGCAAGGATGAACTGGTCCATATACCCATTGTGGCACTGCACTACGATCCGGATAACTTCGAGGAGCCTGAGGAGTTTCGACCTGAACGCTTTGATGATGAGCACAAACACGAACTTCGGCCATTTACGTATTTGCCCTTTGGCATTGGCCAACGCAGTTGCATTGGCAATCGCCTGGCTCTAATGGAGGTCAAATCGCTCATTTATCAGCTTGTCCTCAGATTCCACCTGCTGCCCGCGGAGCGTACAACACAGGACATGATGGGCAGCATTACCGGTTTTCGAATGGAGCCCCGAGAAATGTTCTGGTGTCGCTTTGAGCCAAGGCCAATAGCTGACTGA
- the LOC117783742 gene encoding protein toll-like: MWLYERNLCFKWISRPEPKEDTVLKIDAFLAFSHVDVDLIKEYLDKLEKGPRQYQLRFYQRDWQIGASIPDCILESIECSKRVIILMTNNFVNSSWGMFEFRSAIKATSMDPNKRLLVILYPNVNLDNLEPELKRYMTYNTYLRRDDPQFWRKLMYSMPHKEVQCEQSALTECPAIEESQL, translated from the coding sequence ATGTGGCTTTATGAGCGGAATCTTTGTTTCAAATGGATTTCCCGTCCGGAACCCAAAGAAGACACTGTCCTAAAAATTGATGCATTTCTTGCATTTTCACATGTTGATGTGGATCTGATAAAGGAGTATTTGGATAAACTGGAGAAAGGACCTCGCCAATATCAACTCCGCTTCTATCAACGGGACTGGCAGATAGGCGCATCCATTCCGGACTGCATACTGGAATCAATTGAATGTTCCAAGAGGGTTATCATCTTGATGACcaataactttgtcaattcttCTTGGGGTATGTTTGAGTTCCGATCGGCCATTAAAGCCACTTCGATGGACCCGAATAAGCGACtgcttgtcatattatatccGAATGTTAACTTGGATAACCTAGAGCCTGAATTGAAGCGGTACATGACGTACAATACGTATCTGAGGAGAGATGATCCCCAATTCTGGAGGAAACTGATGTATTCGATGCCCCATAAAGAAGTCCAATGTGAACAATCTGCACTAACTGAATGTCCGGCAATTGAGGAAAGTCAACTATAA
- the LOC117784835 gene encoding leucine-rich repeat neuronal protein 2, translating into MTMTMTRATKRLNFSLRFNLFLLLLMLLLNGVHMELIDANEEEVDRFCYPEKHRNTRHSCECSNVSASPFGMRALHIDCSYKDFKTEDLTELLPLYIDTLDLSWNGLNRAPVFNSDSLRQLNLMHNNISSILANNFGHLVSLHELFLGWNSIQQLDAQSFAGLPHLLVLNLAHNNLHSLPAQIFAPLLMLATLELSWNRQLNHSITQDIYSSYGINRKLKALRLDACNLNELQLPKSAPLRELSLRRNLLQRVPRQLPISLQRLDISENGLEQLQPDDTRNLAELKQLYVEDMPHLRGINAHALSGLQLVESISFQNSRSLNYIDGDAFVTESGNLTLPPLHSLIFRGTLVRSFNASLSPVFSQLTELDLNGVPLNCDCQLVWLKNLAIQTNGRCLRPARIRGMLISSVRRDEFSCEVWPRWVYGLVILGLIALCAAGVYLIVMGLRPHRGVTMRRKVGAGSPYARVTIEPNRQENVH; encoded by the coding sequence atgacgatgacgatgacgagaGCTACCAAAAGACTGAACTTTAGTCTGAggttcaatttgtttttgctgcttttgatGCTACTGCTAAATGGCGTTCACATGGAACTGATCGATGCCAACGAGGAAGAAGTTGATCGTTTTTGTTATCCGGAAAAGCATCGGAATACGCGACACTCCTGTGAGTGCAGCAATGTGAGTGCTTCCCCATTTGGCATGCGTGCTCTTCACATTGACTGCAGCTACAAGGACTTCAAGACGGAGGATCTGACAGAGCTGCTGCCACTCTACATAGATACGCTGGATCTCTCCTGGAATGGCTTAAATCGTGCTCCGGTTTTCAACAGCGACAGTTTGCGTCAATTGAATCTGATGCACAACAACATTAGCTccattttggccaacaattttGGACATTTGGTGAGTTTGCATGAACTGTTTCTGGGCTGGAATAGCATACAACAGTTGGATGCACAATCCTTTGCTGGTCTGCCACATCTGCTGGTGCTCAATTTGGCGCACAACAATCTACACTCGCTGCCGGCACAGATCTTTGCTCCTTTATTGATGCTGGCCACATTGGAGTTGTCGTGGAACCGTCAGCTAAATCATAGCATTACCCAGGATATCTACAGCAGCTATGGCATTAATAGAAAACTGAAGGCACTGCGCCTGGATGCCTGCAATCTGAATGAACTTCAATTGCCCAAGTCGGCGCCACTGCGAGAGCTTTCGTTGCGTCGCAATCTTCTCCAGCGTGTGCCGCGCCAGCTGCCCATCTCCCTGCAGCGCCTGGACATCAGTGAAAATGGattggagcaactgcagccgGATGATACACGAAATCTGGCCGAGTTGAAACAACTTTATGTGGAGGATATGCCCCATTTGAGGGGTATTAATGCCCATGCACTGTCGGGTCTTCAGCTCGTCGAGTCCATTAGTTTCCAGAACAGTCGCAGTCTCAACTACATCGATGGTGATGCCTTCGTCACAGAGTCGGGAAATTTAACCTTACCTCCACTGCATTCCCTGATATTTCGTGGCACACTTGTGCGTTCTTTTAATGCCAGTTTGTCGCCAGTTTTTAGCCAACTCACCGAACTGGACCTCAATGGTGTGCCGCTTAACTGTGATTGCCAGCTAGTCTGGCTCAAGAATCTGGCCATCCAGACAAACGGACGTTGTTTGCGACCCGCCCGAATTCGTGGCATGCTCATCAGCTCCGTGCGACGTGACGAGTTCAGCTGTGAAGTGTGGCCCAGATGGGTCTATGGACTGGTCATATTGGGTCTCATTGCCCTCTGTGCCGCTGGCGTTTATCTAATTGTGATGGGACTGCGACCACATCGAGGTGTCACCATGCGAAGGAAGGTTGGAGCTGGTAGTCCCTATGCCCGTGTTACCATCGAGCCCAATCGACAGGAGAATGTTCACTAA